The Kineococcus mangrovi genome includes a window with the following:
- a CDS encoding FAD-binding and (Fe-S)-binding domain-containing protein, whose translation MTLIDDARAQATAEATTPTTAELVAALDAALGTTPGSGTVDASGRRRAEYTTDASNYRVVPLVVVFPRSVEDVVAVWGVCRELGVPFTSRGAGTSVAGNAIGPGVVLDFSRHLHRVLDIDAESMTALVEPGVILDDLQRQAAPHGLRFGPDPSTHARCTVGGMIGNDACGSHALAYGRTSHNVLALEVLDGHGRRYWTDAPPAELVEELRTVASQHLATIRTSFATFGRQVSGYALEHLLPETGGPTGTALARLLTGSEGTLATILRARVRLVRQAPSTTFVVLGYASMHEAADATPALLEHAPLAVEGIDRRLADAVVRRGGSVEGLPSGNGWLFVEMGGETPEESLAAARAMVAGSRALDSVVIPTAAEAKTLWRIREDGAGLAGRSPEGQPAWPGWEDAAVPPAKLGEYLREFDALMASHGVDGLAYGHFGDGCIHVRIDFPLYEDGGGAAAKDFLEDAARLVARHGGSLSGEHGDGRARGGLLPLMYDGAAITAFEQVKRAFDPADLLNPGVIVRPADVAADLRVPAARPAHALGMPLKFAYSRDEGDLTRAVHRCVGVGKCRADTGGVMCPSYLATGDEKDSTRGRARLLQEMANGTLVTDGWRSQEVKDVLDLCLSCKGCSADCPAGVDMPTYKAEFLDKFYAGRVRPMNHYLLGWLPRWSKLASIAPKVVNRLTSVPALAWTARALGGVDQNRPLPAFASETFRAWFDRRPVREDGQPVLLWVDSFTEHFSPEVGKAAVKLLEHLGFSVRLTQKQVCCGLTWVSTGQLDGAKRQLRSSLDALGNSNVPVVGLEPSCTSLLREDAAELLPDDPRAHALEHRVRTLAELIAEQRPDWVPPQLDPDGPVKAVVQPHCHQHATMGFGPDERLLAKAGVDAQVLSGCCGLAGNFGAEKGHHEVSVKVAEHALLPALRERGDALVVADGYSCRTQSDNLAGVRPRHLAELLADALPED comes from the coding sequence GTGACCCTCATCGACGACGCGCGCGCCCAGGCCACGGCGGAGGCGACGACCCCCACGACCGCGGAGCTGGTCGCCGCCCTCGACGCCGCCCTGGGGACGACCCCGGGGTCGGGGACCGTCGACGCGTCCGGCCGCCGCCGCGCCGAGTACACGACCGACGCCTCGAACTACCGCGTCGTCCCGCTCGTCGTCGTCTTCCCGCGCTCGGTCGAGGACGTCGTCGCCGTCTGGGGCGTCTGCCGCGAGCTGGGGGTCCCCTTCACCTCCCGCGGGGCGGGCACGTCGGTCGCGGGCAACGCCATCGGCCCCGGCGTCGTGCTCGACTTCTCCCGCCACCTGCACCGCGTGCTGGACATCGACGCCGAGTCCATGACCGCGCTCGTCGAACCGGGCGTGATCCTCGACGACCTGCAGCGGCAGGCGGCCCCGCACGGGCTGCGGTTCGGGCCCGACCCCTCCACCCACGCCCGCTGCACCGTCGGCGGGATGATCGGCAACGACGCCTGCGGCTCGCACGCCCTGGCCTACGGCCGCACCTCCCACAACGTGCTCGCCCTGGAGGTCCTCGACGGGCACGGCCGCCGGTACTGGACCGACGCCCCACCCGCCGAGCTGGTCGAGGAGCTGCGCACGGTCGCCTCGCAGCACCTCGCGACGATCCGGACGTCCTTCGCCACCTTCGGCCGGCAGGTCTCCGGGTACGCCCTGGAACACCTCCTGCCGGAGACCGGCGGCCCCACGGGGACGGCCCTGGCCCGTCTCCTCACCGGGTCCGAGGGGACGCTCGCGACCATCCTGCGTGCCCGCGTCCGTCTCGTCCGGCAGGCGCCGTCGACGACGTTCGTCGTGCTCGGCTACGCCTCGATGCACGAGGCGGCCGACGCGACCCCCGCGCTGCTGGAGCACGCCCCGCTCGCCGTCGAAGGCATCGACCGACGGCTGGCCGACGCCGTCGTCCGCCGTGGCGGGTCCGTCGAGGGGCTGCCCAGCGGCAACGGCTGGCTGTTCGTCGAGATGGGTGGCGAGACCCCCGAGGAGTCGCTGGCCGCGGCGAGGGCGATGGTCGCCGGCTCCCGCGCCCTGGACTCCGTCGTCATCCCGACCGCCGCCGAGGCGAAGACGTTGTGGCGCATCCGCGAGGACGGGGCCGGTCTCGCCGGTCGCTCTCCCGAGGGGCAGCCGGCGTGGCCCGGCTGGGAGGACGCGGCGGTGCCCCCCGCGAAGCTGGGGGAGTACCTGCGCGAGTTCGACGCGCTCATGGCCTCCCACGGCGTCGACGGCCTGGCGTACGGGCACTTCGGCGACGGCTGCATCCACGTCCGCATCGACTTCCCCCTGTACGAGGACGGCGGCGGGGCCGCCGCGAAGGACTTCCTGGAGGACGCCGCCCGGCTCGTCGCCCGCCACGGCGGGTCGCTGTCCGGGGAGCACGGCGACGGCCGCGCCCGCGGCGGGTTGCTGCCGCTCATGTACGACGGTGCGGCGATCACCGCCTTCGAGCAGGTCAAGCGCGCCTTCGACCCGGCCGACCTGCTGAACCCCGGGGTCATCGTGCGCCCGGCGGACGTCGCCGCCGACCTGCGCGTCCCCGCGGCGCGTCCCGCGCACGCCCTCGGGATGCCGCTGAAGTTCGCCTACTCGCGCGACGAGGGCGACCTCACGCGCGCCGTGCACCGCTGCGTCGGCGTCGGCAAGTGCCGCGCCGACACCGGCGGGGTCATGTGCCCGTCCTACCTGGCGACCGGCGACGAGAAGGACTCCACCCGCGGCCGGGCCCGCCTGCTGCAGGAGATGGCCAACGGGACCCTCGTGACCGACGGGTGGCGCTCGCAGGAGGTCAAGGACGTCCTCGACCTCTGCCTGTCCTGCAAGGGGTGCAGCGCCGACTGCCCGGCCGGCGTCGACATGCCGACCTACAAGGCGGAGTTCCTCGACAAGTTCTACGCAGGCCGGGTGCGGCCCATGAACCACTACCTGCTCGGCTGGCTGCCGCGCTGGTCGAAGCTGGCGTCCATCGCGCCGAAGGTCGTGAACCGGCTGACGTCGGTCCCGGCGCTGGCGTGGACGGCGCGGGCCCTGGGGGGCGTGGACCAGAACCGGCCGCTGCCGGCGTTCGCGTCCGAGACGTTCCGCGCCTGGTTCGACCGGCGACCGGTCCGCGAGGACGGTCAGCCCGTCCTGCTGTGGGTGGACTCGTTCACCGAGCACTTCTCCCCCGAGGTGGGCAAGGCGGCCGTGAAGCTGCTGGAGCACCTGGGGTTCTCCGTGCGGCTGACGCAGAAGCAGGTGTGCTGCGGTCTGACGTGGGTCTCGACCGGTCAGCTCGACGGGGCCAAGCGGCAGTTGCGGTCCTCCCTCGACGCGCTGGGGAACTCGAACGTGCCCGTGGTGGGCCTGGAACCGTCCTGCACCTCGCTGCTGCGCGAGGACGCCGCCGAACTCCTGCCCGACGACCCCCGCGCCCACGCGCTCGAGCACCGGGTGCGGACCCTGGCCGAACTCATCGCCGAGCAGCGCCCGGACTGGGTGCCGCCGCAGCTGGACCCGGACGGCCCGGTGAAGGCCGTCGTGCAGCCGCACTGCCACCAGCACGCCACGATGGGTTTCGGCCCCGACGAGCGGTTGCTCGCCAAGGCCGGTGTCGACGCGCAGGTCTTGTCGGGGTGCTGTGGCCTCGCGGGGAACTTCGGCGCCGAGAAGGGGCACCACGAGGTGTCCGTGAAGGTCGCCGAGCACGCCCTCCTGCCCGCCCTGCGCGAGCGCGGTGACGCCCTCGTCGTCGCCGACGGGTACTCCTGCCGGACGCAGTCCGACAACCTCGCCGGGGTTCGCCCCCGGCACCTCGCCGAACTCCTCGCCGACGCCCTGCCGGAGGACTGA
- a CDS encoding SPFH domain-containing protein has protein sequence MADITRYPFARHLRSTPTTHVIHQRRGKVAHSGTGQAFWFRPLSATLSELPVDDRELPLLMHARTADFVDVTVQATVTFRIEDPALAATRVDFSLDPATGRWRAAPLQQIAGLLTETAQQHVLDVLAGMALRDVLVTGVTLTRERITAGLLADSRLAQTGLALVDARVVAVRPDPDVEKALGTPTREQLQTEADRATAERRALAVERERAISGNELQNKIELARREEQLVAQRGANQRRSVEDAAAADAIRTAAEAEREERLAQARAAARRAQGEADAAAEAARMAAIAGTPPEVLLTLALREFAGQLPNVGTLVLTPDVVTGALAKLVQP, from the coding sequence ATGGCCGACATCACCCGCTACCCGTTCGCGCGGCACCTGCGCAGCACCCCGACCACCCACGTCATCCACCAGCGCCGCGGGAAGGTCGCCCACTCCGGAACGGGGCAGGCGTTCTGGTTCCGCCCGCTGAGCGCGACGCTCTCGGAGCTGCCCGTCGACGACCGCGAGCTCCCGCTGCTGATGCACGCCCGCACCGCCGACTTCGTCGACGTCACCGTCCAGGCCACCGTCACCTTCCGCATCGAGGACCCCGCGCTCGCCGCGACCCGCGTCGACTTCTCCCTCGACCCGGCCACCGGCCGCTGGCGGGCCGCGCCGCTGCAGCAGATCGCCGGGCTGCTCACCGAGACCGCGCAGCAGCACGTCCTCGACGTCCTCGCCGGGATGGCGCTGCGGGACGTCCTGGTCACCGGTGTGACGCTGACCCGCGAGCGCATCACCGCGGGGCTGCTCGCCGACAGCCGCCTGGCCCAGACCGGTCTCGCCCTCGTCGACGCCCGCGTCGTCGCCGTCCGGCCCGACCCCGACGTCGAGAAGGCCCTCGGGACGCCGACGCGCGAGCAGCTGCAGACCGAGGCCGACCGCGCCACCGCCGAACGCCGCGCCCTCGCCGTCGAGCGGGAGCGGGCCATCAGCGGGAACGAGCTGCAGAACAAGATCGAGCTCGCCCGCCGCGAGGAGCAGCTCGTCGCCCAGAGGGGCGCCAACCAGCGCCGCAGCGTCGAGGACGCGGCGGCCGCCGACGCGATCCGCACCGCCGCGGAGGCCGAGCGCGAGGAACGCCTCGCCCAGGCCCGAGCCGCTGCCCGCCGCGCCCAGGGCGAGGCGGACGCCGCGGCCGAGGCCGCCCGGATGGCCGCGATCGCCGGGACCCCGCCGGAGGTGCTCCTGACGCTGGCGCTGCGCGAGTTCGCCGGGCAGCTGCCGAACGTCGGCACCCTCGTCCTGACCCCCGACGTCGTGACGGGGGCCCTCGCGAAGCTGGTGCAGCCGTGA
- a CDS encoding NUDIX hydrolase — MSHPVLAVTVDLVVLTVRGGALCVLLVERGEEPFLGRWALPGGFVRPDEDLPGAAARELAEETGLPRGLVHLEQVATHGAPDRDPRQRVVTVCYLALAPDLPVPRAGTDAADARWVPVADLPDLAFDHDVLLAEAVERARAKLEYTPLATAFCGEEFTVAELRRVYEAVWGTAPDPRNFHRKVTGATGFLEPTGATTTRDGGRPAGLFRRGAAATLHPPLLR, encoded by the coding sequence GTGAGCCACCCCGTCCTCGCCGTGACCGTCGACCTCGTCGTCCTGACCGTGCGCGGGGGAGCCCTGTGCGTGCTGCTCGTCGAGCGCGGCGAGGAACCGTTCCTGGGCAGGTGGGCGCTGCCCGGCGGGTTCGTGCGCCCGGACGAGGACCTGCCCGGCGCCGCGGCGCGCGAACTCGCGGAGGAGACCGGCCTGCCCCGCGGCCTCGTCCACCTCGAGCAGGTCGCCACCCACGGCGCTCCCGACCGCGACCCCCGCCAGCGCGTCGTGACCGTCTGCTACCTGGCCCTGGCCCCCGACCTGCCGGTCCCGCGGGCCGGCACCGACGCCGCCGACGCCCGGTGGGTCCCGGTCGCCGACCTGCCCGACCTCGCCTTCGACCACGACGTGCTGCTGGCCGAGGCCGTGGAGCGGGCCCGCGCCAAGCTCGAGTACACGCCGCTCGCCACGGCCTTCTGCGGCGAGGAGTTCACCGTCGCCGAACTCCGCCGCGTCTACGAGGCCGTCTGGGGCACGGCGCCGGACCCGCGCAACTTCCACCGGAAGGTCACCGGTGCGACGGGTTTCCTGGAACCGACGGGTGCGACGACGACGCGCGACGGGGGCCGGCCGGCCGGGCTGTTCCGGCGCGGCGCGGCCGCCACCCTGCACCCGCCGCTGCTGCGCTGA
- a CDS encoding ABC-2 family transporter protein → MGVVSLVAGVSVSFAARWIVNLTAFWLTEVRGILLLYTVLATTLTGLSIPVAWFPPWLNALAHATPFPSMLQTPVDVVLGRAADLDALRLLGVQLGWLAALLAAGRVLLAAGARRLVVQGG, encoded by the coding sequence CTGGGCGTCGTGAGCCTCGTCGCCGGGGTCTCCGTGAGCTTCGCGGCGCGCTGGATCGTCAACCTCACCGCGTTCTGGCTCACCGAGGTCCGCGGGATCCTCCTGCTCTACACCGTCCTCGCCACGACCCTGACGGGGTTGTCGATCCCGGTGGCCTGGTTCCCGCCGTGGTTGAACGCCCTCGCCCACGCCACCCCGTTCCCCTCGATGCTGCAGACTCCCGTCGACGTCGTCCTCGGCCGCGCCGCGGACCTCGACGCGCTGCGGCTGCTCGGTGTGCAACTGGGGTGGCTCGCCGCGCTGCTCGCGGCCGGCCGGGTCCTCCTGGCCGCCGGGGCGCGGCGTCTGGTGGTGCAGGGTGGCTGA
- a CDS encoding ABC transporter permease, translating into MADRPTRAPGPYRALLGSRVRAQFSYRASFAADVLANVGTGLSEFATIYVVFSRTDELGGLDVWQAALVFALANVAFSIADLVVGHVDTLPTLVRTGALDAFLLRPLPVLAQLATSDVALRRVGRVLVAALVFAVAWPRAGVEFDGRAVALLVVAVLGGAAIFSAVFVVAGSLQFWLLDGREAVNSITYGGSNAAQYPASLYSGPLRWLFCYVVPAAFVAYLPVLVLLGEPGPAGLPAWLGWCSPVAAALLWVVALLLWRGGVRHYTGSGS; encoded by the coding sequence GTGGCTGACCGTCCCACGCGCGCACCGGGTCCCTACCGTGCGCTGCTGGGGTCGCGGGTGCGGGCGCAGTTCTCCTACCGGGCCTCGTTCGCCGCCGACGTCCTCGCCAACGTCGGCACCGGTCTGTCGGAGTTCGCGACGATCTACGTCGTGTTCTCGCGGACGGACGAGCTCGGCGGTCTCGACGTCTGGCAGGCCGCCCTCGTGTTCGCCCTGGCCAACGTCGCGTTCTCGATCGCCGACCTCGTCGTCGGCCACGTCGACACCCTGCCCACCCTCGTCCGCACGGGCGCGCTCGACGCGTTCCTGCTGCGACCGCTGCCCGTGCTGGCCCAGCTCGCGACCTCCGACGTCGCGCTGCGGCGGGTCGGCCGGGTCCTCGTGGCGGCTCTCGTGTTCGCCGTCGCCTGGCCGCGCGCCGGGGTGGAGTTCGACGGCCGGGCCGTGGCGCTGCTGGTCGTCGCGGTCCTCGGCGGGGCGGCCATCTTCAGCGCGGTGTTCGTCGTCGCCGGGTCGCTGCAGTTCTGGCTGCTCGACGGGCGGGAAGCGGTCAACTCCATCACCTACGGAGGCTCGAACGCGGCCCAGTACCCGGCGTCGCTGTACTCCGGGCCGCTGCGCTGGCTGTTCTGCTACGTCGTCCCCGCCGCGTTCGTCGCCTACCTGCCGGTCCTCGTGCTGCTGGGGGAACCCGGACCGGCGGGCTTGCCCGCCTGGCTGGGGTGGTGCTCGCCGGTGGCGGCGGCCCTGCTGTGGGTGGTCGCCCTGCTGCTGTGGCGGGGCGGGGTCCGGCACTACACGGGGAGCGGGTCGTGA
- a CDS encoding ABC transporter ATP-binding protein — protein sequence MNALEVQDLVREYVVREPGTSRWRRRRRVVRAVDGLSLRVAPGESVGFIGANGAGKSTTVKLLTGILVPSGGSVRTCGLDPVTHRRDLARRIGVVFGQRSQLWWDLPLSESFRLLAAIHRLPAEVWRPRLSDLDERLGLGEFLTTPVRQLSLGQRMRGEVAAALLHSPELLLLDEPTIGLDVLSSERLRQFLRAERAENGTTLLLTTHDMGDVQRLCDRVLVVDHGRAAYDGDLPGLVRRVGARRVLVVDLRDPVDPGPVTGADLLAVEEGGYRRRYAFSAEETTAAAVLAHVTRAAEVRDLSVEEPDIADVLRRLYAASGR from the coding sequence GTGAACGCGCTGGAGGTCCAGGACCTGGTCCGCGAGTACGTGGTCCGCGAGCCGGGGACGTCGCGGTGGCGTCGGCGCCGCAGGGTCGTCCGCGCCGTGGACGGGTTGTCGCTGCGGGTGGCACCCGGGGAGTCGGTGGGTTTCATCGGCGCCAACGGAGCCGGGAAGTCGACGACCGTGAAGCTGCTGACGGGGATCCTCGTCCCCTCCGGCGGATCCGTCCGCACCTGCGGCCTGGACCCCGTGACCCACCGGCGGGACCTGGCCCGGCGCATCGGGGTGGTCTTCGGGCAGCGCAGCCAACTGTGGTGGGACCTGCCGCTCAGCGAGTCGTTCCGGTTGCTGGCCGCGATCCACCGCCTGCCCGCCGAGGTGTGGCGGCCACGGCTGAGCGACCTCGACGAGCGGCTCGGCCTGGGGGAGTTCCTCACCACACCCGTGCGCCAGTTGTCGCTGGGCCAGCGGATGCGCGGCGAGGTCGCGGCCGCCCTGCTGCACTCCCCGGAACTGCTGCTGCTGGACGAACCCACGATCGGCCTGGACGTCCTGTCCAGCGAACGGCTGCGGCAGTTCCTGCGCGCCGAACGGGCCGAGAACGGGACGACGCTGCTGCTGACGACCCACGACATGGGCGACGTGCAGCGGTTGTGCGACCGCGTCCTCGTCGTCGACCACGGGCGCGCCGCCTACGACGGGGACCTGCCCGGTCTGGTCCGACGGGTCGGCGCACGGCGCGTCCTCGTGGTCGACCTCCGCGACCCCGTCGACCCCGGTCCCGTGACCGGGGCCGACCTGCTCGCGGTCGAGGAGGGCGGGTACCGCCGCCGCTACGCGTTCTCGGCCGAGGAGACGACGGCGGCGGCGGTCCTGGCGCACGTGACGCGTGCCGCCGAGGTGCGGGACCTGTCGGTCGAGGAACCCGACATCGCCGACGTGCTGCGCCGGCTCTACGCGGCGTCCGGGCGCTGA
- a CDS encoding DUF4383 domain-containing protein: protein MSNTRSTTSDLAVHHAPVQTTALVVGIAFLVIGVLGFIPGITTDYGSLSGAGPDSTAMLFGVFQVSVLHNLVHLAFGAAGVLMSRGASAAKAFLVAGGLVYLVLWIYGLVVSESSQANFVPLNTADDWLHLGLGLGMVVLGLAMPRRYTRETAPSGHGPTAGGDIQ, encoded by the coding sequence GTGAGCAACACCCGTTCCACCACCTCCGACCTGGCCGTCCACCACGCCCCCGTGCAGACCACCGCTCTCGTGGTCGGCATCGCGTTCCTCGTGATCGGTGTCCTGGGGTTCATCCCCGGCATCACCACCGACTACGGCTCCCTCAGCGGCGCGGGACCGGACTCGACGGCCATGTTGTTCGGCGTCTTCCAGGTCTCGGTCCTGCACAACCTCGTGCACCTCGCCTTCGGCGCCGCCGGGGTCCTGATGTCGCGCGGGGCGTCCGCGGCGAAGGCGTTCCTCGTCGCCGGTGGCCTCGTCTACCTCGTCCTGTGGATCTACGGCCTCGTCGTCTCCGAGAGCAGCCAGGCCAACTTCGTGCCCCTCAACACGGCCGACGACTGGCTGCACCTCGGTCTGGGGCTGGGGATGGTCGTCCTCGGGCTCGCGATGCCGCGCCGCTACACCCGCGAGACCGCCCCGTCCGGGCACGGCCCCACCGCAGGCGGCGACATCCAGTAG
- a CDS encoding YciI family protein, producing the protein MPYFVATYAYTSDTAARDAGRAAHREYLGSLPQVVVSGPTDDDGAILVLEAADAAAVEALLDADPFVRDGIVAQRRVVGWTPVLGRMAPQF; encoded by the coding sequence ATGCCGTACTTCGTCGCGACCTACGCGTACACCTCCGACACCGCCGCCCGCGACGCCGGTCGCGCGGCCCACCGCGAGTACCTCGGCTCGCTGCCGCAGGTCGTGGTCTCCGGGCCCACCGACGACGACGGCGCGATCCTGGTCCTCGAGGCCGCCGACGCTGCGGCCGTCGAGGCGCTGCTCGACGCCGACCCGTTCGTGCGGGACGGGATCGTGGCTCAGCGGCGCGTCGTCGGGTGGACCCCCGTCCTGGGGCGCATGGCGCCGCAGTTCTGA
- the yczE gene encoding membrane protein YczE yields MSKPPSASRVARLLLGLVLYGVAEGLMVLAHVGVGPWTVFATGLAAQTGVGVGWLANLIGIAVLLLWIPLRQRPGPGTLLNVLLVGTVIEATVDLLPSPEHLLVRAPLFAVGLLLLAVASGVYLGSGLGPGPRDGLMTGLHARTGRPIWQCRGAVEVSVLLVGALLGGDVGVGTVVFAFGIGPLVGFVLPRLDGSRGTRAPGATVTAR; encoded by the coding sequence GTGAGCAAGCCACCGTCCGCGTCCAGGGTCGCGCGCCTCCTCCTCGGCCTCGTCCTCTACGGCGTCGCGGAGGGGCTGATGGTCCTGGCCCACGTGGGCGTGGGGCCGTGGACGGTGTTCGCGACGGGGCTGGCCGCGCAGACGGGGGTGGGCGTCGGCTGGCTGGCCAACCTCATCGGGATCGCCGTGCTGCTGCTGTGGATCCCCCTGCGGCAGCGGCCGGGGCCGGGCACGCTCCTCAACGTCCTGCTCGTCGGGACGGTCATCGAGGCGACGGTCGACCTGCTGCCCTCGCCGGAGCACCTGCTCGTGCGCGCGCCCCTGTTCGCGGTGGGGCTGCTGCTGCTGGCCGTCGCCAGCGGCGTCTACCTCGGTTCCGGGCTGGGGCCCGGCCCGCGCGACGGGTTGATGACCGGCCTGCACGCACGGACCGGTCGCCCGATCTGGCAGTGCCGCGGGGCCGTCGAGGTGTCGGTGCTCCTCGTGGGCGCGCTGCTGGGCGGTGACGTGGGGGTGGGGACCGTCGTCTTCGCGTTCGGCATCGGGCCGCTCGTCGGGTTCGTGCTCCCCCGGCTCGACGGTTCCCGCGGCACCCGGGCGCCCGGCGCGACCGTCACCGCCCGGTAG
- the yczR gene encoding MocR-like transcription factor YczR — protein MPTISASGLAQLLGDWRDDGPALRALADRVRLLLLDGRVLSGSRLPAERELAAAVGVSRTTVAAAYARLRDSGHLRSVRGSGSVITLPTGSRSGSAEPLTAAGGLVNLTRAVLPAAPVLAGAARAAAEDLLAHLPGDGYELLGVPSLRAALAERYTARGLPTAPEEVLVTLGAQHAVGLLCRAFLAPGDRVLVESPGYPYAVDAARGVGGRPVAVPVTAGTGDTPGGWDEEALEDAFARTRPALAYLMPGFQNPTGAVMPPALRHRVVELARRYGTRLVVDETTNDLALDGPVPPPFPADAVHVGSAAKSLWGGLRIGWVRADAATVQHAAAHRTPWELGTPVLEQLVVARCLPQLDDVLVDRCGELRQRRDVLSAELAAALPEWDVPHVPGGLALWVRLPTATSSALALAAQRHGVLLTPGPRFGVDGAFERYLRLPFGADAGTLRTVVVPALARAWRDTGAVAPVSRRLEVIV, from the coding sequence GTGCCGACGATCTCCGCTTCCGGGCTGGCCCAGCTCCTCGGCGACTGGCGCGACGACGGTCCCGCCCTGCGGGCGCTGGCCGACCGCGTCCGGCTGCTGCTGCTCGACGGCCGGGTGCTCTCGGGCAGCCGGTTGCCGGCCGAGCGCGAGCTCGCGGCGGCGGTGGGGGTCAGCCGCACCACGGTGGCGGCGGCCTACGCCCGCCTGCGCGACAGCGGGCACCTGCGCAGCGTGCGCGGCTCCGGCAGCGTGATCACCTTGCCCACGGGCTCCCGCAGCGGTTCCGCAGAACCCCTCACCGCCGCCGGCGGTCTCGTGAACCTCACGCGCGCCGTCCTGCCCGCGGCCCCCGTCCTGGCCGGCGCGGCCCGCGCCGCCGCCGAGGACCTGCTCGCCCACCTGCCCGGGGACGGCTACGAACTCCTCGGCGTCCCGTCCCTGCGGGCGGCCCTCGCCGAGCGCTACACCGCCCGCGGGCTGCCCACGGCCCCCGAGGAGGTCCTCGTCACGCTCGGCGCCCAGCACGCGGTGGGTCTGCTCTGCCGCGCGTTCCTGGCCCCCGGCGACCGCGTCCTCGTCGAGTCCCCCGGGTACCCGTACGCCGTCGACGCCGCGCGCGGTGTCGGCGGGCGCCCCGTCGCGGTGCCCGTCACCGCCGGGACCGGGGACACCCCCGGTGGCTGGGACGAGGAGGCGCTGGAGGACGCCTTCGCCCGGACCCGGCCGGCGCTGGCCTACCTCATGCCCGGGTTCCAGAACCCCACCGGCGCCGTGATGCCCCCGGCGCTGCGGCACCGCGTCGTCGAGCTGGCCCGGAGGTACGGGACCCGGCTCGTCGTCGACGAGACGACCAACGACCTCGCGCTGGACGGGCCGGTGCCCCCGCCGTTCCCCGCCGACGCGGTGCACGTCGGGTCGGCGGCGAAGTCGCTGTGGGGCGGGTTGCGGATCGGCTGGGTGCGGGCCGACGCCGCCACCGTGCAGCACGCGGCGGCGCACCGCACCCCGTGGGAACTCGGGACCCCCGTCCTGGAGCAGCTCGTCGTCGCCCGCTGCCTGCCGCAGCTCGACGACGTCCTCGTCGACCGGTGCGGTGAACTGCGGCAGCGGCGGGACGTCCTCAGCGCGGAACTGGCGGCCGCGCTCCCGGAGTGGGACGTCCCGCACGTCCCGGGTGGCCTGGCCCTGTGGGTGCGCCTGCCCACGGCCACGAGTTCCGCGCTGGCCCTCGCCGCGCAGCGGCACGGGGTGCTGCTGACCCCCGGGCCGCGGTTCGGGGTGGACGGGGCGTTCGAGCGGTACCTGCGGCTGCCGTTCGGCGCCGACGCCGGCACGTTGCGCACCGTCGTCGTCCCGGCCCTGGCGCGGGCGTGGCGGGACACGGGTGCCGTCGCACCCGTGTCCCGCCGGCTCGAAGTGATCGTCTGA
- a CDS encoding carbohydrate ABC transporter permease yields the protein MVTLTRTSTPHGVRVRTARGGGPSGRAESRTKVTLYWLGGILATLVFLVPLAWSVLRSFQPNDAIVAADPDVGDLFALTTANFSALFSGDLDIVRSVGNSLVVSIGTAVLTAVIATLAGYGFGRFTFRGRNVLFGVIVVTMMVPFQAIITPLYLQMNAMGLTDSRLGLVLFYTTVNLPFGVFVMRNAFETIPAEIEDSARVDGAGTMRALVSVLRPMLVPGMATSALYAFLASWTEFLGALTFLTDDRLYTLPLSLVNLQSGAYGAVNYGYLVAGAVVAMIPCVILYVALQRFYVAGLASGAVKG from the coding sequence GTGGTGACTCTCACGAGGACCAGCACCCCGCACGGCGTGCGGGTCCGCACGGCCCGGGGAGGTGGACCGTCCGGCCGGGCCGAGAGCCGCACCAAGGTCACGCTCTACTGGCTCGGCGGCATCCTGGCCACCCTCGTCTTCCTCGTCCCGCTCGCCTGGTCGGTGCTGCGCTCGTTCCAGCCCAACGACGCGATCGTGGCGGCGGACCCGGACGTGGGGGACCTGTTCGCGCTGACGACGGCGAACTTCTCGGCGTTGTTCAGCGGCGACCTGGACATCGTGCGGTCGGTGGGCAACAGCCTCGTGGTCTCGATCGGGACCGCCGTGCTCACCGCGGTGATCGCGACCCTGGCCGGGTACGGCTTCGGCCGCTTCACCTTCCGGGGCCGCAACGTCCTGTTCGGCGTCATCGTGGTGACGATGATGGTGCCGTTCCAGGCCATCATCACCCCGCTGTACCTGCAGATGAACGCCATGGGCCTGACCGACTCCCGGCTCGGCCTGGTGCTGTTCTACACGACGGTCAACCTCCCGTTCGGGGTGTTCGTCATGCGCAACGCGTTCGAGACGATCCCGGCCGAGATCGAGGACTCCGCCCGCGTCGACGGCGCCGGCACGATGCGGGCCCTGGTGTCCGTGCTCCGGCCGATGCTGGTCCCCGGCATGGCCACCAGCGCGCTGTACGCGTTCCTCGCCAGCTGGACCGAGTTCCTCGGGGCGCTGACGTTCCTCACCGACGACCGGCTCTACACGCTGCCCCTGTCGCTGGTGAACCTGCAGTCCGGGGCGTACGGGGCCGTCAACTACGGCTACCTCGTGGCCGGCGCCGTCGTCGCGATGATCCCGTGCGTCATCCTCTACGTGGCGCTGCAGCGGTTCTACGTCGCCGGGTTGGCCTCGGGGGCGGTCAAGGGCTGA